Genomic segment of Paenibacillus sp. FSL R5-0623:
GGGGAAGACCCTCGCCGGTCATAGGGTGTATGAAACAACACGAGTATTGGATTATGTATCTACCCGGCCAGAAGTGGATTCGGAGCGAATTGGAAGCATGGGTATCTCGGGTGGTGGGCTGGTGACCGCATTTACAGCCGCGTTGGATGAACGGTTCCGGGCAACTGTAGTAAGTGGTTATGCAAGTACATTCCAGGGCAGCATACTGGATCGGAACCATTGTCTGGACAACTATGTGCCAGGTATCCTGCGTGAAGCGGAGTTGCCGGATCTCATCGGCCTCATTGTGCCTAGGCCACTTTTTATTGAAGCCGGAAGTGATGATCAGGTGTTCCCAATCCATACAGCGAGAGAGGCGTACGCGCGTTTGACCCACATATATGAGCAGGCGGGAGTACCAGAATCACTGGATGCGGATTTCTTTACAGGTGGACATGAAATTAGCGGTGCGAAGGCTTATGAATGGCTTGATCAAGTGCTGTGAAGCTGTGGATCGCGCACCAATTTAATTCTGATTCGAGAGGAGAATTCAGTGATGAAATGGTCAATATCGGTAAAGCTTCTGCTCTGTTTTGTTCTGTTTGCGAGTACAATGGGCATTGGCCTGGGAAGCAGTGGAGGGCAAGTCGCCGAAGCGGCAACGGACAATTACAGATTTGATTTTGGTTCGGGTGCTGTTGAGAGCGGTTACACAGGCGTGTCCGCAGGAGATGCCTATACGCCTACGAAAGGTTATGGCTTCAACACACCTGCACAGATGAGGAATGTGTCTGCCTCAGGAAGCGGGGTTAAGAGTGACGCTGTGCAGTTTCTGACGTACGGCACCAAGAGCACCAATACCTTCAATGTGAATCTGTCCAATGGCCTATATGAGGTCAAAGTGGTTCTGGGCAATACAGCGAGAGCGAGTGTGGCTGCAGAAGGTGTGTACCAGATTATTAATATGACGGGCAACGGGGCAACGGACCAATTTCAAATTCCGGTGACTGACGGGCAATTAAACCTGCTGGTCACGGAAGGAAAGACAGGCACCGCCTTCACACTTAGTGCACTCGAAATCCGGAAGTTATCCAATCAGACTGTTACCAACCGCACAATCTACATTGGTGGTGACTCAACGGTATGTAATTACTATCCACTGGGTAGCAGTGTACAGGGAGGTTGGGGACAGCTATTTCCGTCCTATGTGAACAATTCCACCTTCCAGGTTCGAAATATGGCATCAAGTGGTCAATTTGCAAGAGGATTCCGCGATGATGGTCAGATGGAAGCGATTCTAAAGTATATTAAGCCGGGAGATTATTTTATTTTGCAATTCGGAATTAACGATACCAATGCCAAGAATAATACAACGGAGGCTCAGTTCAAAGAGATTATGAGGGATATGGTCCGCCAGGCGAAGAACAAAGGAGCAACGGTCATCCTCTCCACGCCTCAGGGCCGGGCAACAGACTTTAATACAGCCAATGTACATCAAGCGGAGAACCGCTGGTACAACCAATCAACCCGTGCACTAGCTCAGGAAGAGGGGGTCACCCTGGTTGAACTGAATAAGTTGAGTTCGGCTTATTTCACATCCATTGGTCCGGCGGCAACACTCGCTCTGTATATGACAGGGGATAGTCTGCATCCGAATCGTCAGGGTGCTGCCGAGCTGGCTCGTATTGTGGCTGCCGATTTGAGAAGACAGGGACTGAATGGATTCTGACGTACCTTATCGTGCTCTAATCATGGCTGATATGATCCGTGTATGAAAAATAAAAAAATACTCCCGGGAACAAACCGCGAAACGGGCGGTTGGTCCTCGGGGGTATTCGTTATGCCTAGGCTGGGGATTACTCCATCATATCCTTGGCTTCATGGTTCACTTTTTTTCCTTTTAACAAGGGTTCCAGTTCATCTTGAACGCTCTGTTCCCAGAGCGGTACATCTGTACGATAGGCAGCCCGTCCGTTCAGATGTCCGGCGACCGGAGCCGTGATGAATACAAACAGGATACCTAACAACAAGCGGGCACTGAT
This window contains:
- a CDS encoding GDSL-type esterase/lipase family protein, which encodes MGIGLGSSGGQVAEAATDNYRFDFGSGAVESGYTGVSAGDAYTPTKGYGFNTPAQMRNVSASGSGVKSDAVQFLTYGTKSTNTFNVNLSNGLYEVKVVLGNTARASVAAEGVYQIINMTGNGATDQFQIPVTDGQLNLLVTEGKTGTAFTLSALEIRKLSNQTVTNRTIYIGGDSTVCNYYPLGSSVQGGWGQLFPSYVNNSTFQVRNMASSGQFARGFRDDGQMEAILKYIKPGDYFILQFGINDTNAKNNTTEAQFKEIMRDMVRQAKNKGATVILSTPQGRATDFNTANVHQAENRWYNQSTRALAQEEGVTLVELNKLSSAYFTSIGPAATLALYMTGDSLHPNRQGAAELARIVAADLRRQGLNGF